A window of Cardinium endosymbiont of Culicoides punctatus contains these coding sequences:
- the rplO gene encoding 50S ribosomal protein L15, translated as MELHTLKPAIGSLKNKKRVGRGQGSGKGGTATRGYNGAQSRSGYKRKIGFEGGQQPLQRRLPMYGFKCPSRIEFTPLNLNVLQALAEKHNVSSIDAHFLRQHRVIGKNGKYKILGGGQLNIKLSVAAHRCSASAMQAIQNLGGTVIILPIYE; from the coding sequence ATGGAATTACATACGCTTAAACCGGCAATAGGTTCCTTAAAAAATAAAAAACGAGTTGGTAGAGGACAAGGATCCGGTAAAGGAGGAACAGCTACACGTGGTTATAATGGTGCCCAGTCTAGATCTGGATATAAAAGAAAAATTGGCTTTGAAGGAGGACAGCAACCATTGCAAAGAAGACTTCCAATGTATGGATTTAAATGTCCTAGCAGGATTGAGTTTACTCCACTAAACCTTAATGTATTACAGGCCTTAGCTGAAAAACATAACGTTTCTTCTATAGATGCTCATTTTTTAAGGCAGCATAGGGTGATTGGTAAAAACGGGAAATACAAAATTTTAGGTGGTGGTCAACTAAATATTAAACTTTCTGTTGCTGCACATCGTTGTTCCGCTTCTGCCATGCAGGCTATTCAAAATCTTGGTGGAACAGTGATTATACTTCCTATATATGAGTAA